The sequence below is a genomic window from Lodderomyces elongisporus chromosome 2, complete sequence.
ttgttttgttttgttttgttttgttttgttttgttttgttttgttttgttttgttttgttttgttttgttttgttttgttttgttttgttttgttttgttttgttttgttttgttttgtttgagCATCATATTGGTATTCcaatttccttttcaaattttcttttttcaaatcctcAAGGTATACCAGCTACTTAGTTTCCTCCAGAGAGAAGCCTGACAACCAATTCCCAGGTTCCAAACATGATAATCGAATTCGGCACTGTTCTCAATAAATGAGGCGTTAACCCACCGTACATACTCGCAAACCCTTCTTCCTTGAACACCAATTTGAAACACTGTATCAAACCAGTATATTTGGGTTTACCGGTACTTTCCAAGGGAGCTTGTCTCAACCTAGTCCTGACAACTTCATGAGGATAAGTGATTAGACTTGCCATGAACTTGGCTAAACCAGCAGCTCCAGATCTCGCCGACCACTCGAGGACATGATCTTTTGTAGATTTATTATTTGGATCTGTTCCGTGGACTTGTAATGATCTCCTATTTATAAACATCCTCATTTGTTCATACAAGACCCACTGGATTGTACTTTCAATACCTCCAAGGTAAGATGCGCTCAATCCACGGTATAGACTAGGGAAAccttcatttttcaaaatactTTTCAAACAATCCCATGAATTCTTGTATACCTTCAGCCCAGACTTGTCCAATTGTAGCCTTGTTTTTATCAACCAGATTGGGTTGGTTGCTGTGGATGTGACAAATCCAGCATTGATACCGGATACAAGGTGCATCCACGtctcttccttcttctcaTCTCCCTGTTTAAAGTGTCGTACCAAAAAGTCTTTTGTCGTACCGTAggtgaagaaattgatggAACGTGCTGGGATTACACCAACCAAATTGGGCCCCAAACCCTTAAATAACGATCGCACACCTTCACTGGCGTACATTTCTCTCAAAGCTCCGCCCGTCTCTGCCAAATGTTGGAATGCTTGTCTTACTGGGTTACCAGATTTTATAGTCTTGTtatatacattgtggtAGACATCTGATTGCAATCTAGTTTTAACAACATCGAGCGGACATGTCACTACTGCTCCCACGGTTCCTCCCACGCCTCCTGCAACAAAATGTACCCATGGCTtggtttcctttttctgaGGGATAGAGGTCTGTGTTTGATATTGACTCTTGAGCAGTTCTGCTGATTTCAATTCGTCTATTAGCTCTCTGTCTCTAAAAGTTGATGATTGTTCGTCAGAGGCAAGGAAGGGATATGCACTCTCTGCATCTTGCTCTAACACTCGTagccttttttcttcttctcgtGTAAGTctcattattattgtatCTTATAGTGAGTCCGTTGAGCTGTGCTGTagatttaaaaaatatgtTTTATATGTACAAGtttgcagcagcagcagtagtaatagtagtagtagtagtagtagtagtagtagtagtagtagtagtagtagtagtagtagtagtagtaatgcCAGGAAAAGACAAGGAAAGATCCAAAAAGTCAACCCTTTCCAAAATGCTCTTTATATTTTGCAACTGATAGACTTTGAAGTTGAAATAGAGCTTTAAAGTCCGTTTGTGCAAATTCAAAGTGGGTTTGAAATATATGGGGATCGATGGGCTTTTTTCTAATGATATGAAAAATTCTTGTTagcaataaaaaaaaaaaaactataaaaaaaaatagtaataaaattagaaaattagaaaaaacaaaaaaaaaaaaaggaaaagaaaaaaaataaagaaatgacaaggacaagaaaaggaagagacGAATagttccaaaaaaaaaaggtgac
It includes:
- the RIM2 gene encoding Pyrimidine nucleotide transporter, mitochondrial (BUSCO:EOG09263HED); this translates as MRLTREEEKRLRVLEQDAESAYPFLASDEQSSTFRDRELIDELKSAESLKSQYQTQTSIPQKKETKPWVHFVAGGVGGTVGAVVTCPLDVVKTRLQSDVYHNVYNKTIKSGNPVRQAFQHLAETGGALREMYASEGVRSLFKGLGPNLVGVIPARSINFFTYGTTKDFLVRHFKQGDEKKEETWMHLVSGINAGFVTSTATNPIWLIKTRLQLDKSGSKVYKNSWDCLKSILKNEGFPSLYRGLSASYLGGIESTIQWVLYEQMRMFINRRSLQVHGTDPNNKSTKDHVLEWSARSGAAGLAKFMASLITYPHEVVRTRLRQAPLESTGKPKYTGLIQCFKLVFKEEGFASMYGGLTPHLLRTVPNSIIMFGTWELVVRLLSGGN